A single genomic interval of Helianthus annuus cultivar XRQ/B chromosome 13, HanXRQr2.0-SUNRISE, whole genome shotgun sequence harbors:
- the LOC110898511 gene encoding uncharacterized protein LOC110898511 produces the protein MADASNANDGDDTIRQEVFEGKVTEIAEGVMQANLPRLAQEVESRVLGIVDAMMTNKIEELKELMEGSKDKGKERRCTYKDFMACKPTTYDGKIDPIMCQRWILSMEAVFKRSRCDKEDQVMFATGQLTFQAKDWWDAYSKEIGEDKLQTMTWQEFKEPFMKYHCPQSAIDKIQEDFLRLRQKNETINEISSIFLDKMKFCAEFVQTERMKINRFYGILKAEFREFITPSKCETLDELINLARDREIEIRRQEERGEKRPSEKGTSSSPSKKGKFQDQGRKERSKAGITPCKTCGKLHTGECLLGKKGCYKCGKEGHSSYQCPSSPKTCFNCFEKGHIKSECPKLQQESKKEDKKQEGSRAKGRMFQITSEEAKSHPNVISGVKEEGSSAKKTEGSQD, from the exons ATGGCTGATGCAAGTAAcgctaatgatggtgatgatacgATTAGACAAGAAGTATTTGAAGGCAAAGTCACGGAAATAGCTGAAGGGGTTATGCAAGCCAATCTCCCACGATTAGCTCAAGAGGTGGAAAGTCGGGTTTTGGGAATCGTAGATGCTATGATGACAAATAAGATCGAAGAGCTAAAAGAATTGATGGAAGGGTCTAAAGATAAAGGCAAAGAACGACGATGTACGTATAAAGATTTCATGGCATGTAAACCTACCACGTACGATGGTAAGATCGATCCAATAATGTGCCAAAGATGGATCTTAAGCATGGAGGCGGTGTTTAAAAGAAGTCGGTGTGATaaggaggatcaagtgatgttcgCTACGGGACAGCTCACTTTTCAAGCGAAGGATTGGTGGGATGCTTATAGTAAAGAGATAGGTGAGGACAAACTTCAGACAATGACTTGGCAAGAGTTTAAAGAGCCGTTCATGAAGTACCATTGCCCCCAGTCAGCCATCGATAAGATTCAAGAAGATTTCTTACGCCTCCGACAGAAAAACGAGACGATAAATGAGATATCTAGTATTTtcttggataagatgaagttctgtgCGGAGTTTGTGCAAACCGAAAGAATGAAGATCAATCGCTTTTACGGTATACTAAAGGCAGAATTCAGGGAATTCATCACTCCTTCGAAATGTGAAACCCTTGATGAGCTTATTAATCTGGCACGGGATAGAGAAATTGAAATCAGAAGGCAAGAAGAACGTGGTGAGAAGAGACCAAGTGAAAAAGGTACGAGCTCGAGTCCATCAAAGAAAGGAAAGTTTCAAGACCAAGGGAGGAAGGAAAGGTCGAAGGCTGGAATCACTCCTTGCAAGACTTGTGGAAAGCTCCATACTGGGGAGTGTCTGTTGGGCAAAAAGGGGTGTTATAAATGCGGTAAGGAGGGGCATTCGTCCTATCAGTGCCCGAGTAGCCCAAAGACTTGCTTTAATTGCttcgaaaaagggcacatcaaatCTGAATGCCCGAAGCTCCAGCAAGAGTCGAAGAAGGAAGATAAGAAACAAGAAGGTTCTAGGGCCAAAGGGAGAATGTTCCAAATTACCTCCGAAGAAGCCAAGTCTCACCCGAATGTGATTTCAG gcgtgaaggaagaaggcTCAAGTGCTAAGAAAACGGAAGGTTCACAAGATTGA